The proteins below are encoded in one region of Scomber japonicus isolate fScoJap1 chromosome 2, fScoJap1.pri, whole genome shotgun sequence:
- the lrrtm1 gene encoding leucine-rich repeat transmembrane neuronal protein 1, which produces MLMDFLLIGLYLKWPLKKPPGLILCSLGIFLRTVPLVEGVCPRLCRCDSKLLYCEGLNLTDIPRNLSSAMGLSMRENNLTELREGQLAGLSQLTWLYLDHNNIDIVEEGAFDRLRRVKELDLSSNRIESLPNGTFRPLPNLRILDLSYNRLQALEPDLFHGLRKLTNLHLRYNSLKFVPVRIFQDCRSMQFLDLGYNQLQSLARNSFAGLFKLTELHLEHNELVKVNLAHFPRLISLRTLYMHNNRATIVVNTLDWTWHFLEKIDLSANEIEYIEPHVFESAPNLKVLMLDSNRLTSMDQRILDSWSSLDSITLAGNDWECNRNVCALASWLSAFRGQRDNSLLCSSPDTAQGEDVLDAVYAFQLCEDHPLEVTTAGLYASTRDLAQGGSVLGPFTPNPYEGEGSEVVTSSFTVTVGHEDLESTMQIHKVVTGTMALIFSFLIVVLMLYVAWKCFPAGIRQLRQCFSSQRRKQKQKQSMQQMAAISTPEYYVDYKPNHIEGALVIINEYGSCTCQQQPSRECEV; this is translated from the coding sequence ATGCTAATGGATTTCCTTCTAATTGGACTGTACTTAAAGTGGCCACTGAAGAAGCCCCCGGGGTTGATACTGTGTTCATTGGGCATTTTTCTCAGAACAGTTCCCTTGGTAGAGGGGGTTTGTCCAAGGCTGTGCCGCTGCGACAGCAAGCTGCTGTACTGCGAGGGGCTCAACCTCACAGACATTCCCCGCAATCTGAGCAGTGCCATGGGCCTGTCCATGAGAGAGAACAACTTGACCGAGCTGCGTGAAGGCCAACTGGCTGGTCTGTCACAGCTCACCTGGCTCTACCTAGATCACAACAACATTGACATTGTAGAGGAGGGTGCATTTGACAGGCTAAGACGGGTCAAGGAGTTAGACCTGAGCAGCAACCGAATTGAGAGTCTGCCAAATGGTACCTTTAGGCCCCTCCCAAACCTGCGTATTCTGGATCTCTCATACAACAGGCTGCAGGCACTTGAGCCCGACCTATTCCACGGCCTTAGAAAGCTCACCAATTTGCATTTGCGCTACAATTCTCTCAAATTTGTGCCAGTGCGGATTTTTCAAGATTGCCGGAGCATGCAGTTTCTGGACTTGGGATACAACCAACTACAAAGCCTGGCACGAAACTCCTTTGCTGGCCTCTTCAAGTTGACTGAGTTGCATCTTGAGCACAATGAGCTGGTTAAAGTCAACCTAGCCCACTTCCCCCGTCTCATCTCTTTACGCACTCTGTACATGCACAACAATCGTGCCACTATTGTTGTCAATACCCTGGACTGGACATGGCATTTTTTAGAGAAGATTGACCTGTCAGCCAATGAAATCGAGTACATTGAGCCACATGTTTTTGAGAGTGCACCCAACCTCAAGGTGCTGATGCTAGACTCCAATCGGCTGACTTCTATGGACCAACGTATTCTGGATTCATGGTCATCGCTGGACAGCATTACCCTGGCAGGGAATGACTGGGAGTGCAACCGCAACGTGTGTGCCTTGGCTTCTTGGCTGAGTGCCTTCCGAGGCCAGCGTGATAATTCCCTGCTGTGTTCAAGCCCAGACACAGCACAGGGTGAGGATGTGTTGGATGCAGTCTATGCTTTTCAGCTATGTGAGGATCATCCACTGGAGGTAACTACAGCAGGCCTGTATGCCTCTACAAGGGATCTGGCCCAAGGTGGCTCTGTGTTAGGCCCATTTACTCCCAACCCTTATGAAGGTGAGGGTAGTGAGGTGGTCACCAGTTCTTTCACTGTCACAGTGGGCCATGAAGACCTGGAGAGCACCATGCAGATCCACAAGGTGGTGACTGGCACCATGGCActtatcttttcctttctaaTTGTTGTGCTCATGCTGTATGTGGCATGGAAGTGCTTTCCTGCCGGAATAAGACAACTGAGGCAGTGCTTTAGCAGTCAGCGCCGTAAGCAGAAGCAAAAGCAAAGCATGCAGCAGATGGCTGCAATTTCTACACCAGAGTACTATGTTGACTATAAACCTAACCACATTGAGGGAGCTCTGGTAATCATCAATGAATATGGTTCTTGCACTTGCCAACAGCAACCTTCTCGGGAATGTGAGGTGTGA